The Penaeus chinensis breed Huanghai No. 1 chromosome 21, ASM1920278v2, whole genome shotgun sequence genome has a window encoding:
- the LOC125036300 gene encoding CTP synthase-like, translated as MEERQKSEKTCDENRGESRKEAWKAAPRGRPNLSSTMLRGCQSRWGLKEIHQDTEKFHSEVFVLDDGGEVDLDLGDFEQYPDITLDSESNITTGKIYQSVINRERCGDYLGKTIQKNEETQDKLKVKRSGKDVREFSFSNRAIETMKSPK; from the exons atggaggaaagacaAAAGTCAGAGAAAACCTGTGATGAAAATAGAGGAGAATCCCGCAAGGAAGCCTGGAAAGCCGCTCCAAGAGGGAGACCAAATCTGTCCAGCACCATGCTACGAGGATGTCAAAGCCGCT GGGGGTTAAAAGAGATACACCAAGACACAGAAAAATTTCATA GCGAGGTGTTTGTGCTGGATGACGGTGGAGAGGTGGATCTCGACCTGGGTGATTTTGAGCAGTACCCTGACATCACGCTGGACAGTGAAAGCAACATAACAACAGGCAAGATCTACCAGTCGGTCATCAACAGAGAGAGGTGTGGGGACTACCTAGGGAAGACTATTCAG AAGAACGAGGAGACACAGGacaagttgaaagtaaaaagaagcgGGAAAGATGTTAGAGAGTTCAGTTTCTCAAACAGAGCTATTGAAACAATGAAGTCTCCCAAATAA